The following coding sequences lie in one Lolium perenne isolate Kyuss_39 chromosome 2, Kyuss_2.0, whole genome shotgun sequence genomic window:
- the LOC127329847 gene encoding flowering-promoting factor 1-like protein 5, with protein sequence MSAGGVWVFKNGTMEMDHEAGTTKKALVYVPANETIRSLEMLERRLGSLGWERYYEDRAVVQLHKRDGSIDLISVPRDFSRLRSTDMYDIVVKNRDQFKVVDVPASGSTSSSTN encoded by the coding sequence ATGTCGGCAGGAGGGGTGTGGGTGTTCAAGAACGGGACGATGGAGATGGATCATGAGGCGGGGACGACCAAGAAGGCACTGGTGTACGTGCCGGCGAACGAGACGATAAGGTCGCTGGAGATGCTGGAGCGACGGCTGGGCTCGCTGGGGTGGGAGCGCTACTACGAGGACCGCGCCGTCGTGCAGCTCCACAAGCGCGACGGCAGCATCGACCTCATCTCCGTCCCCCGCGACTTCTCCAGGCTCCGCTCCACCGACATGTACGACATCGTCGTCAAGAACCGCGACCAATTCAAGGTCGTCGACGTGCCGGCATCTGGCTCGACATCTTCATCGACCAATTAA